The Bacteroidota bacterium region ATTCCTAAATTCGATAAAAAACATTCACGTATTTTATTTGAAATAATTTTTTGCTCCTCTGTTTTAGTGCTGGTTATTTGGGTATCATGAATTCGGTAAAGTAAAAGTTCTTCTTCCAAAAGATGAATTTCTCCTTTGTTGATTATCACATCAGTCCATAGTTTGTAATCTTCTGCGTGTTTAAAATTGGTATCGTACTGTAAGTTATTTTTTTTAATAAAATCGGTACGCATCATCACCGTAGGATGGGCTATGGTTGCAGTAAACAATAACAGTGGGGCAATTTCGTTGCTTGTGAACCAATTATTTGTAGATATTGTTTTTTGTTTAAATAGATATTTGTTATTAGTTGCGCATACTGCGCAAGTGCTGTTCTTTTGTAAATAGCTGATTTGTTTTTTTAACCTATTGGGAAGGCTTATGTCATCCGCATCCATTCTAGCGATGTAGTTGCCTTTTGCTAAAGAAAATCCCTTGTTGAGTGTACTAATAAGACCAAGATTGGTAGTGTTTTCAATTAGTCGTATTCTTTTATCTGTAAAGCTGCGAATTATTTTATTTGAATTATCTGTAGAACCATCATCAATTACTATAAGCTCAAAATCTGTATAGGATTGGCTAAGAATACTATCAATAGCCTCTCGCAAGTATTTTTCTGAATTAAATACCGGCATTAGTACAGTTATTTCCGGTGCTTTAGTCATTTATTTTTTGTTGTAATTTTTCAATAATAGTGTTGTCTATTTGACAATCAAACTTTCGTCCGAAAAATTTAGATGGAGCGTTTGTTAAAAGAGTGTAGTCTTCGTCTCTTAGAATCTTTGGATACTCCGGCCCGGTTGCCCAATTAATGTAACGCAAATCGTCATTGGTAATTTTATCTGCAAATGCTGAATTTAAAAGAATTGTTTGAATAAAAATTTCATCAGCAGTGCTTGTATATTTGAATCGTTGCAGGTATTTGGGATTATCTTTTACATACTCGCATACATATTGCAATGCCTCGTGCGATAAGGTAAACCAATTGGGGCCACCATAAAAATTATAGTTTAATTTTCGCTTTATTCCTGTTATATCTTGCAACTTGTGAATAAGGGCATTTAGTTTATTGTATTTATAAGAGTGTCGTTGACTTAAAATGTCTATCCAATAGTAATACAAACGTTCTAGTCCGCCATTCTCTCCCCAATTAGCAGTATTGGGTAATTTAAAGTGAGATAAAAATTCCTGGCCTTTGTGTTGTTCCAGAAAAGATGCAAATTCTGTTATCTTTTTTATTGGAAAATCTTGCCCGCTTATAAGGCTGTAATAGCTGCATTTTGATTTAGCCACAGCAGTAGTAATAAGTTCTAAGGTGGCCTTTATTTGGTTGAAACTTCCCCAATAAACTTTGTAGCGTTTAGTAAAAATAATTTTTGAATTGGAATTGTATTTTCGGTAAAGAAAATTATATGTTTCTTCTGATTTTAAATCTACATGGATGAATAATTGTACATCGTTTTTAATCAATGTTTCAATCAACTTACTTGCTTGTTCCTGATAACGATGTATTAATACTAAAAAGCCTAATTTCATTTTTAAATTTTTATCCAGTCAGTTGGAATAACATCCGATGTGTCGATAGAAGTGTCTGCAAACCATGTTTTAGGAGCAATAACAATCTTTTCTTTACTTGGGTTTAGCCAAGCGCCCCACCAACTAAAACTACTGTTAGCAATAATGTGATGCTTGCAGGCAGACATTAAACGTAAATCTTCGTAACTCTTTTCTCCGGTGTTAAAATCAATGTAAAAGGATGGGAGGTTGAATTTTAAATTCGTTTCTACCCATTTTGGGTCGTCCGAAAAAAAGAATAGAGTAGGGGATTCTACTTTTTGTAAAATTGTATCCAATGCTTTTTGATAGTAATCAACAGTACAGATGCCATGAAAATTTAATACGTTCTCATTGGCAACATAATCGGTGCGCCTTACATGAATACTAATGGAATTAGTTTGTTTTATTCTTTGAAGGAATGTCTGGTTTTGATCATTAATTGGTGGCTTGAAGTATAAATCATTACGAATATCTTGTGCTACATCTTTAAAATAGTTCTCGCTTTGCCAAAAGCCATCTAAATAAGTGTTTGCCGGAAAATGCTTGAATTGCTCATTAAAGCTATGCTTTGTCTCTTTTCCGTAATACGTAGAAAATAAATTTGGAAACTTATATGATAAATTTCGTAGTAATTTACTGTCTCTAATTTTTTTTATTTTTGCGAGTTCCGATTCAGAAACAAATTTTTCATTTATGTTAAAAACAGAAAGTTCGTAGTTTCTTTTTGTGTAAGCTCCATTGGGATTTTCATTCAAAAAAGATAAATCGAATTTAAAATCGACACGATGTTTTATTGCTAAACTTTTTGCAGCAGCATATTGAAAAAGCTGGTTGCCTAAGCCACCCATGAGTTTTACTACAATCATTAAACTTTCGTTTCTGAAATTAAACTTAAATATAACTTTTCATATTGTTGTGTTATAATTTCCCAACTGAATTTTTCTTTCCAAGCCTTGTATCCGTTTTCTGCCAATTGATTTCTAGTTGTGTGGTCGTTATACATCTCTTCCAACATCTTTGTCGATTCATTACAAGTTGCATGGCTGTATCCCTCGCTATCAAATGTAGTTGGGAGTAGTTTGCCCGCATTACTCCATTCAATAATTTCTTTGGAGTTGCCCACATTTGTTGTTAGGAAAGGTGTTTTCGCTGCCATACATTCAAATAATACAATTGGGGAACACTCTATATTGGATGGAAATAGAAATAAGTCAGCTTCTTTGTAGGCTGCTACGGTGTCTTTTCTAGAAATATGGTTTATTATAACTTGCTTTGAACCTAGCTTAGATAGTAAGAAACGCAAGCCTAGCGGGAAGTTTTTAATTAA contains the following coding sequences:
- a CDS encoding alpha-1,2-fucosyltransferase gives rise to the protein MIVVKLMGGLGNQLFQYAAAKSLAIKHRVDFKFDLSFLNENPNGAYTKRNYELSVFNINEKFVSESELAKIKKIRDSKLLRNLSYKFPNLFSTYYGKETKHSFNEQFKHFPANTYLDGFWQSENYFKDVAQDIRNDLYFKPPINDQNQTFLQRIKQTNSISIHVRRTDYVANENVLNFHGICTVDYYQKALDTILQKVESPTLFFFSDDPKWVETNLKFNLPSFYIDFNTGEKSYEDLRLMSACKHHIIANSSFSWWGAWLNPSKEKIVIAPKTWFADTSIDTSDVIPTDWIKI
- a CDS encoding glycosyltransferase family 2 protein; translated protein: MTKAPEITVLMPVFNSEKYLREAIDSILSQSYTDFELIVIDDGSTDNSNKIIRSFTDKRIRLIENTTNLGLISTLNKGFSLAKGNYIARMDADDISLPNRLKKQISYLQKNSTCAVCATNNKYLFKQKTISTNNWFTSNEIAPLLLFTATIAHPTVMMRTDFIKKNNLQYDTNFKHAEDYKLWTDVIINKGEIHLLEEELLLYRIHDTQITSTKTEEQKIISNKIRECFLSNLGIQFSSVELETHSKIGNNVFLQSTDELLKIEEWLIKLSALNKEKNIFNTESLNKVIGKLWLDSCGNTNLGVKAIKIYLSSSLKKQFPISILENVKFVLKCILRGIKNKR